The proteins below are encoded in one region of Neisseria bacilliformis:
- a CDS encoding TonB-dependent receptor — MKMLQNGSDVVDMSAISPDHVVAADTLLAKQVEIVRGTPTLLYSSASPAGVVNITDSRIPEKVPEKGYEGEVFVRADSASKERAATAGLTLGLGSRVALRLEGLSRKSDLYKVPGVKLEETVYRLPDSNNKSHVGTLGLSYAGEKGYLGAAYSCRNDDYGVVGHNHMYDPCSAHIFNPENRTTFENRDYLLMYPHLMDGSDLIRELHFHCGTPHEENKPHSHDNIYGHHHDHSSPGPQIALFSRRFDVRGEWRQPFAGLDKLKISAAHADYLHDELHDGKFYTDPLYPEAEQKRRADTAAARKGKPETVFANKGFNARIEAYHSPIGSLKGLIGAQYQTQKSSAVRLMEDRDVEKNRFALVPNTDKRASIFALEQLKLGSLTLEAGARWERQRIPVHYDRAALDEFIRRHTTPFRRSAKPNLADRRESAFSYSGTLLWDFTPANRLSLTASHNERLPAPMELYYHGKHLAIQSFEHGNKELKKERSDNFEIGLAHDSGRLHYKISVYHNRFANYIHNENLHRSGNLFIRRYNQTPARFTGAEGEIGWRITPKHDITLFGDFVKGRLKNLPAITGEKIYSREEDCEDEDGEPTYCVLGTDTISPPNRNAARPPPPPPDSDSDSPAKSAATGSPPTNTPASSPNAAPRRVCSPKPTKKWIRTTKTSATKKKHAPAASTPYPCPKIPHAATTSSTPASATEANGGARANTPYRCTATTCSTKKSTSTTPTCPTYRRWDATSCLA, encoded by the coding sequence GTGAAAATGCTGCAAAACGGCTCGGATGTGGTGGATATGTCGGCGATTTCGCCCGATCACGTCGTGGCCGCCGACACGCTGCTGGCCAAGCAGGTGGAAATCGTGCGCGGCACGCCCACGCTGCTGTATTCCTCCGCCTCGCCCGCCGGCGTGGTCAACATCACCGATTCGCGCATTCCCGAAAAAGTGCCGGAAAAAGGCTATGAGGGCGAAGTATTTGTCCGCGCCGATTCGGCCAGCAAAGAACGCGCCGCCACAGCGGGCCTTACCCTCGGCTTGGGCAGCCGCGTCGCGCTGCGTTTGGAGGGTTTGAGCCGCAAATCCGATTTGTACAAAGTGCCGGGCGTGAAGCTGGAAGAAACGGTTTACCGCCTGCCCGATTCCAACAACAAATCCCACGTCGGCACGCTGGGGCTGTCGTATGCGGGCGAAAAAGGCTATCTGGGCGCGGCATACAGCTGCCGCAACGACGATTACGGCGTGGTCGGCCACAATCATATGTACGACCCGTGCAGCGCGCACATTTTCAACCCCGAAAACCGCACCACCTTTGAAAACCGCGATTATCTGCTGATGTATCCGCACCTGATGGATGGCAGCGACCTCATACGCGAGCTGCATTTCCACTGCGGCACGCCGCACGAAGAAAACAAGCCGCACAGCCACGACAACATCTACGGCCACCACCACGACCACAGCAGCCCCGGCCCGCAAATCGCCCTGTTTTCGCGCCGTTTCGATGTGCGCGGCGAATGGCGGCAGCCCTTTGCCGGCCTCGACAAACTCAAAATCAGCGCGGCACACGCCGACTACCTCCACGACGAGTTGCACGACGGCAAGTTCTACACCGACCCGCTCTACCCCGAAGCCGAGCAGAAACGCCGCGCCGACACCGCCGCCGCGCGCAAAGGCAAACCAGAAACCGTGTTCGCCAACAAAGGCTTCAACGCCCGCATCGAAGCCTACCACAGCCCCATAGGTAGCCTGAAAGGCTTAATCGGCGCGCAATACCAAACCCAAAAAAGCAGCGCGGTGCGCCTGATGGAAGACCGCGACGTCGAAAAAAACCGCTTCGCCCTCGTGCCCAACACCGACAAACGCGCCTCAATCTTTGCCCTCGAACAGCTCAAACTCGGCAGCCTCACCCTCGAAGCCGGCGCACGCTGGGAGCGGCAGCGCATACCCGTGCATTACGACCGTGCCGCGCTCGACGAATTTATCCGCCGCCACACCACCCCCTTCCGCCGCAGCGCGAAGCCCAATCTGGCCGACCGCCGCGAAAGCGCGTTTTCCTATTCCGGCACACTCCTGTGGGATTTCACCCCCGCCAACCGCCTCTCCCTCACCGCCTCGCACAACGAACGCCTGCCCGCCCCGATGGAGCTGTATTACCACGGCAAACACCTTGCCATCCAATCCTTCGAGCACGGCAACAAAGAGCTGAAAAAAGAGCGTTCCGACAACTTTGAAATCGGCCTCGCCCACGACAGCGGCCGCCTGCACTACAAAATCAGCGTATACCACAACCGCTTCGCCAACTACATCCACAACGAAAACCTGCACCGCAGCGGCAACCTCTTCATCCGCCGCTACAACCAGACCCCCGCCCGCTTCACCGGCGCGGAAGGCGAAATCGGCTGGCGCATCACTCCCAAACACGACATCACCCTGTTCGGCGATTTTGTCAAAGGCCGTCTGAAAAACCTGCCCGCGATTACCGGCGAAAAAATCTACAGCCGCGAAGAAGACTGCGAAGACGAAGACGGAGAACCCACCTACTGCGTACTCGGCACGGACACAATCAGCCCGCCCAACCGCAATGCCGCCCGCCCCCCCCCCCCCCCGCCCGACTCGGATTCAGACTCACCAGCGAAATCGGCCGCCACTGGCTCGCCCCCCACGAATACACCCGCGTCTTCGCCCAACGCCGCACCTCGCAGGGTATGTTCACCAAAACCTACGAAAAAGTGGATCAGGACGACGAAGACATCAGCGACGAAGAAAAAGCACGCTCCGGCCGCCTCTACGCCGTACCCGTGCCCGAAGATTCCACACGCGGCTACCACCTCGTCAACGCCGGCATCAGCTACCGAGGCAAATGGGGGCGCGAGGGCGAATACACCGTATCGCTGCACGGCAACAACCTGCTCAACCAAAAAATCTACATCCACAACTCCTACCTGCCCTACGTACCGCAGATGGGACGCAACTTCGTGTTTGGCGTGA
- the gloA gene encoding lactoylglutathione lyase has translation MRLLHTMLRVGNLEKSLDFYQNVLGMTLLRKKDYPKGRFTLAFVGYGEESGHTVIELTHNWDTAAYDLGNAYGHIAIEVDDAYAACERVKAKGGKVVREAGPMKHGSTVIAFAEDPDGYKIEFIQKNSGGDSVQY, from the coding sequence ATGCGCCTGCTGCACACCATGCTGCGCGTCGGCAACCTGGAAAAATCGCTGGATTTCTATCAAAACGTGCTGGGCATGACCCTGCTGCGCAAGAAAGACTACCCCAAAGGCCGCTTCACCCTCGCCTTCGTCGGCTACGGCGAAGAGTCCGGCCACACCGTGATCGAGCTGACCCACAACTGGGACACCGCCGCCTACGATTTGGGCAACGCCTACGGCCACATCGCCATCGAAGTGGACGACGCCTACGCCGCCTGCGAGCGGGTGAAGGCCAAAGGCGGCAAAGTCGTGCGCGAGGCCGGGCCGATGAAGCACGGCAGCACCGTCATCGCCTTCGCCGAAGACCCCGACGGCTACAAAATCGAGTTTATCCAGAAAAACAGCGGCGGCGACTCGGTGCAATACTGA
- a CDS encoding Re/Si-specific NAD(P)(+) transhydrogenase subunit alpha, giving the protein MMIGIPKETLSGETRVACTPATVSQLKKLGFEVCVEHGAGAAASLDDAAYEAAGAQTGTAAEVWKCPLVYKVNAPNGNEMRRLKEGQTLVSFIWPAQNPELVQKLADKKVNVLAMDMVPRISRAQSLDALSSMANISGYRAVIEAANAFGRFFTGQITAAGKVPPAQVLVIGAGVAGLAAIGTANSLGAVVRAFDTRLEVAEQIESMGGKFLKLDFPQESGGSGDGYAKVMSDEFIAAEMKLFAEQAKEVDIIITTAAIPGKPAPKLITAEMVRSMKPGSVIVDLAAATGGNCELTKPGELFVTDNGVKIIGYTDMANRLAGQSSQLYATNLVNLTKLLSPNKDGEIALDFEDVIIRNMTVTRDGETTFPPPAIQVSAAPQQAQRPSEKAAAAKPEPKPVPAWKKLAPAVIAAVLVLWMGAVAPAAFLNHFIVFVLACVIGYYVVWNVSHSLHTPLMSVTNAVSGIIVVGALLQIGQGNGWVSLFSFAAILLVSINIFGGFFVTRRMLNMFRKG; this is encoded by the coding sequence ATGATGATCGGCATTCCGAAAGAAACCCTCTCCGGCGAAACCCGCGTGGCCTGCACGCCCGCCACTGTTTCCCAGCTTAAAAAGCTCGGCTTTGAAGTCTGCGTCGAACACGGCGCGGGCGCGGCGGCGAGTTTGGACGACGCGGCCTACGAAGCGGCGGGCGCGCAAACCGGCACTGCCGCCGAGGTGTGGAAATGCCCGCTGGTGTACAAGGTAAACGCGCCCAACGGCAACGAAATGCGCCGCCTGAAAGAGGGGCAGACGCTGGTCAGCTTTATCTGGCCGGCGCAAAACCCCGAGCTGGTGCAGAAGCTGGCCGACAAAAAAGTCAACGTGCTGGCGATGGACATGGTGCCGCGCATCTCCCGCGCCCAGTCGCTCGACGCACTCTCGTCGATGGCCAATATTTCCGGCTACCGCGCCGTGATTGAGGCGGCCAACGCCTTCGGCCGTTTCTTCACCGGCCAGATTACCGCCGCAGGCAAAGTGCCGCCCGCGCAGGTTTTGGTGATCGGCGCGGGCGTGGCGGGCTTGGCGGCCATCGGCACGGCCAACTCGTTGGGCGCAGTAGTTCGCGCGTTTGACACGCGCCTCGAAGTGGCAGAACAGATCGAATCGATGGGCGGCAAATTCCTGAAACTGGATTTCCCGCAGGAAAGCGGCGGCTCGGGCGACGGCTACGCCAAAGTGATGAGCGACGAATTTATCGCCGCCGAAATGAAGCTGTTTGCCGAGCAGGCCAAAGAGGTGGACATCATCATCACCACCGCCGCCATCCCCGGCAAACCCGCGCCCAAGCTGATTACCGCCGAAATGGTGCGGAGCATGAAGCCCGGTTCGGTGATTGTGGACTTGGCGGCGGCCACCGGCGGCAATTGCGAGCTGACCAAACCCGGCGAACTGTTTGTTACCGACAACGGCGTGAAAATCATCGGCTACACCGATATGGCCAACCGCCTCGCGGGGCAGTCGTCCCAGCTTTACGCCACCAACCTCGTCAACCTCACCAAGCTGCTTTCGCCCAACAAAGACGGCGAAATCGCGCTGGATTTCGAGGACGTCATCATCCGCAACATGACCGTAACCCGCGACGGCGAAACCACCTTCCCGCCCCCCGCGATACAGGTTTCCGCCGCGCCGCAGCAGGCGCAGAGGCCGTCTGAAAAAGCTGCGGCGGCCAAACCCGAGCCCAAACCCGTACCCGCGTGGAAAAAACTCGCCCCCGCCGTCATCGCCGCCGTCCTCGTGCTGTGGATGGGCGCGGTTGCCCCCGCCGCCTTCCTCAACCACTTCATCGTGTTCGTGCTGGCCTGCGTCATCGGCTACTACGTCGTGTGGAATGTCAGCCACTCGCTGCACACCCCGCTGATGTCGGTAACCAACGCCGTCTCCGGCATCATCGTGGTCGGCGCGCTGCTGCAAATCGGCCAGGGCAACGGCTGGGTGTCGCTGTTTTCCTTCGCCGCCATCCTGCTGGTGAGCATCAACATCTTCGGCGGCTTCTTCGTAACCCGCAGAATGCTCAATATGTTCCGCAAAGGCTGA